AGCATGGCACAGAGGTAAACGGGACCCCGCTTCATTACTCCTCTCACATTCTTTGTCACGGGGATCAAATAAGCTTGTCAAAAGGGGTAGCTGAGCTCGTCTTTTTACGAGAGGTCAATAGACTGGATGATACGGTAGAGCTCCCTTTCACGCAGCCGAAGAATGCGTCGCTTTTGCCAGGTTTGGAAATTCATTTGGAGAGACGAGAAGTTCGTATCGACGGAACAAGACTTCCTTTAACCGGAAAAGACATGGATTTGCTGAAGCTTCTCTACCAAAAGGCGAACAAGGCCGTTAGTTTTGAAGAAATTATGTTGACCGTTTGGCCAGAACGAATGCTGTATGAGGGTAACGTCCCAGAAGTCGGACAGGTGGAAGTCAATGCGCTCGTGTATCGATTAAGGAAAAAGCTTCGGCACTACGGGCAGCAAATCACGACGATTCCGCGATATGGATATCGCTTAGATGTTTGAATGAGGGAAAGTAAAATCCAGGTGAGAGAAACTCCTGCAAAACGAACTCCTTCTCAAAACCAACATGAGAAGGAGTTTGTTTATGTAAGGTGTTTTCTTTTTTCTTCCAATCGACTAAAATTTTGATATAGGCCAGAAGTCATTACTCTATTTCCTAATCATTCAGTCATAGGAGCCCTTATTATGAAAAAAATCGTAGGTATTGCTTCGATGGTCGCTTTACTAGGCTTTAACGCCTATTTGTGGCCGACATTAATTCACGCGGTAAAAACAGATGGACGAACGGATACAAAAACAGCATCTGTCTCACAAAAAGCAGGTACTGCCAAGCCTGCTATGGATTTGGCTAATCAAGGCCCGCGCGCTGCTAACGTTTCCGCCTATCCGGTTGAAAAGCCTGTAGCTGTATCAGCACCTACCCCAGCGTCTGCGCAAAAACAAAGCGAAGGGAAGCCAAAAACAAAAGCGGTAGCAGTTGCTAAAACGAGCACACCGAAGAAGAAGAAAACACAAAAGACGAAAACCTCAACAAAACCAGTCAAGAAACAGACTACGCGCCCTCCGGTAAAAAATGTGCCAACGTATCCGGCTTGGGATGATAACGGCCTCTATGTCGTAGACGATGGAGGACCAGGAAGTAGTTGGGTGGAGCTGTCGGATGGTTCTTTGATGCGTAAGAGCGACGGGACACGGACGTTTAACCTGCCCTATAACAAGAATCCATTCACTGGAGAGATCAAGCCGACTGTAGAACCGATGTCGGAAGCGGCGTATAAAATGTGGAAGGGCAATCAAGCCCAGCAGCCATCCCCCTTTAGCCCGTCACCGTTCGGGCGATAATAAACCGAAAAAAATGCTCCGAGAAAAAGGAGCATTTTTTTTTGATATGTAGTCAAATTTGAATATAATAACGTATAGTACTTTGATTTAACCACCCAGGAGGGCGAAGCAATGATTGCAAGAGAAAGTAAAGTGAATATGGTGTTAGCGGGGCTA
The window above is part of the Brevibacillus brevis NBRC 100599 genome. Proteins encoded here:
- a CDS encoding FHA domain-containing protein; this translates as MIDNGAYLLVKKGDPSQVATRKYLTKDRCTIGRRGTSFQLDITFSSPYISRMHAAFQRIGNDYKIIDLESKHGTEVNGTPLHYSSHILCHGDQISLSKGVAELVFLREVNRLDDTVELPFTQPKNASLLPGLEIHLERREVRIDGTRLPLTGKDMDLLKLLYQKANKAVSFEEIMLTVWPERMLYEGNVPEVGQVEVNALVYRLRKKLRHYGQQITTIPRYGYRLDV